A single region of the Chrysoperla carnea chromosome 5, inChrCarn1.1, whole genome shotgun sequence genome encodes:
- the LOC123301075 gene encoding uncharacterized protein LOC123301075, with product MRKYQQLVLIVVTIISVFLVVVYRNEYLRLRYVLEVLNFFGTPPKKEDILSLSKPHLSTWNPEPVWQKLDDNFYAYAAHKTENIGEIKVLAIGDNKIETVKLTCNLWFEDNDKPTIGKFSYVILSQGKIFNNYLFLCKQKQLKQVPYAISFANSPKIFIKNKNSLDKISQFTVCALPALNNFYDTQSIVDFISHNQVLGADEFIFYNDFISPKIQTALHRTSIAINASFTFFPWNIPNNKYENMQELITRDCLYRTAGRSKYVMIINLNEFIIPKYSSSLVTILNTLENVKDVHRFTIYVIKFCKALMRLKNILLNTRYLPYTAGEMDEFTVYTNINSDVHSETVQTRVVDMDTVVLNRYIKCNVKAITLPDSTAMNFAAHLNNAELKILYETGGFI from the coding sequence ATGCGTAAATATCAACAGTTGGTGCTTATTGTTGTAACTATTATAAGTGTATTTTTAGTAGTAGTTTATCGCAACGAATATCTTCGTCTAAGATATGTAttagaagtattaaattttttcggaACACCGCctaaaaaagaagatattttatcattatccAAACCACATTTATCAACATGGAATCCAGAGCCCGTTTGGCAAAAATtagatgataatttttatgCATACGCTGCACATAAGACCGAAAATATCGGCGAAATAAAAGTTCTTGCGATTGGtgataataaaatcgaaactGTTAAGTTAACATGTAATTTATGGTTTGAAGATAACGATAAACCAACGATTGGTAAATTTAGCTATGTAATACTATctcaaggaaaaatttttaataattacctaTTTCTATGTAAACAAAAGCAATTGAAACAAGTGCCTTATGCAATATCATTTGCAAATtcaccaaaaatatttataaaaaataaaaactccttAGATAAAATATCACAATTTACAGTTTGTGCTCTTCCAGCCTTGAATAACTTTTATGATACACAAAGTATAGTTGATTTTATATCGCACAATCAAGTTTTGGGTGCTgatgagtttattttttataatgatttcaTTTCTCCGAAAATTCAAACAGCCTTACATCGGACCTCAATTGCAATAAATGCAAGTTTTACATTCtttccatggaacattccaaataataaatatgaaaatatgcaAGAATTAATAACAAGAGATTGTTTGTATCGTACAGCAGGTCGTTCAAAATatgtaatgataataaatttgaacGAATTCATAATACCAAAGTATTCATCATCGTTAGTCACAATCTTAAACACATTAGAAAATGTTAAAGATGTGCATCGATTTACAATATAcgtgataaaattttgtaaagccTTGAtgcgtttaaaaaatattttactaaatacaAGATATCTGCCATATACAGCTGGTGAAATGGATGAATTTACtgtgtatacaaatattaatagtGATGTACATTCAGAAACGGTACAAACAAGAGTCGTTGATATGGATACGGTTGTGTTAAATCgttatattaaatgtaatgtAAAAGCGATTACATTACCCGATAGTACAGCCATGAATTTTGCTGCACATTTAAATAAtgcagaattaaaaattttatatgagacTGGTggatttatttaa